A window of Candidatus Nomurabacteria bacterium genomic DNA:
TTTCTTTTTATCCCTCCTGTCGCAAATACAGAGAAACCTTGGGCGTGTTCGAGCAACTTCATTTCAGCAGCTCCAAGTGCAAGACTCAATCCGTAATTAGCTCGATCGGTCAATGTTGTTATACCTACCTTCTCGGCGGTTTGTAACACCGAATCTATCCCAATCATCTGCAATGTATAGTTCGCAGGGATATTCCTTGATTTGATCAATGCTTCCCTTGCTGTCATCAATCCATAATACTTTCCATCCCAGTTCACGGGTTTGTAGTTACCAAAGTTCATTGGGATATCCGGAGCCTCAAACCAAGGTCCATACTGTTGAAAAGCAGTTAGATACACGTAGGGTTTGAATGATGAACCCATCTGCCTCAAAGAAGTTGCTATATTTACATTTCCATCTATCCTAGGATCATCTGTGATATTAGGATCCACTGAGCCTACCATTGCTAATATCTGACCGGTGTTTGGATCAAGTACAACCATAGAGCCATTGTATACACCGAGATTATTTCCATACTTCTGGATACCATTCGTGATCTCCTCCTGTGCGATCCTTTGTGTAGAAAGATCCAATGTTGTTGTGACCCTCAATCCTCCTCGTTCAACAACCTCCTGTCCGAATTCCTCTTCAAGGATCTGCTTTATATAGAAAACAAAGTGATATGCTTCAATATCTATTGCTCCTGATGAGTATTTTAATTCCTCCTCTTTTGCTGCGCTGATCTCCTCCTCTGTGACTCCTGTTAGATCTTTATACTTGAGCATCTGGTCGAGTACGTATTTCTGTCTTGCAGGTGCTCCTTCAGGATTGATACCAAATAATGGTGATAATATTGAAGGTTGCTGAATAATTCCTGCTAACATGGATGATTCTGCAAGATCCAGTTCCTTCACACTCTTTCCGAAATACGATTGGGCAGCTGCCTCAAAACCGTAATTCACACCTCCTAATGCAACCTCATTCATATACAACTGAAGGATCTCATCTTTTGTCAAAGTCTGTTCGACCTGCATAGACAGCAGGAGCTCTCTGAGCTTTCGCCTTGCAGCAGTAAAGAAACTACTTCTTTCAAAGGCTTCATCACCATATACATCGTACATGATAGTGTTTCTCACAAGCTGTTGGGTGATCGTACTTGCTCCACACAAACCTCCACTTGAGCCATCGCTCAGGTAGCTTTGTACTGAGAGGATCCCACATCTGAAGATCCCTTTCCAATCCATTCCCTTATGTTGATAAAATTCGACATCTTCTGCAGCTAGTAAGGCCCATTTCGTAACATCAGGAATATCTTCTATTTTCACGAATTGACGATTTTCATCCCCATAGATCTTGAATAGCTCTTTACCGTTACGATCCATAAGGATGGTACTTTGATCGGATGACCTATCAACAAGCTTGTTTGGATCGGGTAGTGAGGATTCTAGGTTCTTTAAATACAAGCCTAAAGCTATCATTGAAACAACAGTCAGGATAAATCCGACCGTCACAAGAGCGGCAACGGATCTCCCAGCGATCTTTTTGAACTTTGATTTTGCTCCGGTAAACCGTGAGATAGGTGATGTAGTGTTTGTACGCCCTTTTGAAGATGGTACACCTCTACCTACAACTCGCAGTTTAGAGTACTTGCGTAAGCCTTTACGTTCTTTTCCTCTTCGTTGTGATACACTCGATGCAGTAAATGCCTTTGTACTGATCCTACCTAAAGAACCAGCTTTTTTACGATTATTGACGGACTTCGATCTTGTCCGTTTGTCTGACATTCCAACACGATATTTCATAGTTAATGATTATACGAGAAGAGAGTTAAATAGTCACAGTAATTTTTATTAAATTTTCGGATCATCTATAGGAGTATATGCTCGAAAAACAACTCCATCCCTTTCTAGTGCTTTACTCAAACTTAAATAGAGCCATACACCCATAAATAATAGTATCAACCCAAACAGCACATCAAACACAGAACCGAACATCTCTGGTAGTACAGGGATCAGGGTAACCTTCATCAGAAGATAAATCGATGCAACAATTGCAAAGTATAGGATGGTTTTCTGATTAAATCCGACAAAGTTGCCTTGCAACATCTCCCTGAGCCTGGGATCATACTGCATACCTGCTTTCTGATTCATGATGATCCTTCCCATCGCCCATGTCTTTATAGACTTCTGGACAAGAGGACCTTCACGACAAACGAAATCCTTAGAAACCTGTTTCTCCTCGATGATCGAGAGTTTAAGAATAAACTCTGAATCACGCAACTCTAAGAGACCGGTATCGATCCCATCTTGATATACAAGATTTCGCTCCAACAATTGATTTATGATCGTAAATCTAGGCATCTCGCCAACGAAATTGATCTCTAGATCATTAAGTTCATATATTTCAAGGATCTCGTCATATACAAGTACTAAACTGGTTCGTGTCAGATACAAAATAGGGGAGGAACGATCAAATATATTGTGATCTATCGGCACGACCTCAAAGAAGTCTACTATCTGATCACCTTCTGCTAAATGATTTTGTACATCCTCTTTGACACTTATCAGGATATCTCGTTTATAGCTATACATACCTCCAGTTTATTCAAAAATATCTCCGATGACAAACATATTATATACCTTACGAAAGATCCGCTATATAACAAGGTAATATATACCACATAAACATTGATCTCATAACAAGATTCGGATCAATGTAGATAAGACCGCAAACATCCACACCTTCTGGTTTTTTTGTTATACTCTCGTGATATGAAACTTGCTAACAAGCCTTATAAAGGAACTGCTGATTGGTTCCCACAAGAATTTACCATCAGAAAATACATTTTCGATGTATGGAGGGATGTGTGTACCAGATTTGGATATGAAGAGTACCTTAGTCCACTGGTAGAACCTATCGAATTGTTCCAAGCCAAGTCCGGTGAGGATCTTGGAGGTAGAGAGCTGATGACGATCACTGATAGAGCAGGTCGAGTTGTAGCAATACGCCCAGAGATGACACCCTCAGTAACCCGAATGGTCAGCCAGATATATGAAACAACAACAAAACCGATAAGGTATTTTTCAATTGCAAACTTTATGCGAGCAGAGAAACCCCAACGAGGTAGGAATCGCGAATTCTGGCAATTGAATTATGATATTTTTGGAGCAGAGGGGATATCTGCTGATCTAGAGATACTCCAGATCGCTCTTGAGATAATGCTTTCATTCGAGCCACCTAAAGGTAGCTTTACTTTGTTTCTCAATCACAGGAAGCTTATTGATGAGCTATTGAGATCTATCAAGATCGAGGATGATGCTGTCACAGAAGCTATCAGGATAATGGACAAGTGGGAGAAGTTAACACTTCCGGATCTTGAAGAAAGGCTTGAGAAGATTGGTGCAGATCAAAACGCTATAGAGAAGATCGGAAAGTTTATGGAATTAACCGAGATGGATGGTCTTCTTGCTGAGTTTCCCGAATTGAAAGACACTATTGGATTAAAGGATGTTAATAGCCTGATCATATCACTCACTAAAATGGGTTATGGGGATTGGATAAAATTTCAGCCAAATATCATCAGAGGTTTTGACTACTATGATGGAATGGTGTTTGAGGTATTCGATAACAACCCTAGCAACCTGCGCTCTCTTTTTGGAGGAGGGAGATATAACGGTCTTTCATCAATATTTGGTTCGGAGGATATACCTGCTGTTGGTTGTGCACCTGGAGATGAGACCATAAAACTATTCCTCGAAAGTTGGGGGTTGTTGGATCAATTAGAGAGTTCAAAAACTGATAAGTACTACCTACCTCTGATAGACGAGAGATATGATACTCAATGCGAATTATTAGCAAAGTCACTCCGATCAGAGGGTAAGATAGTAGAAAGAGGTCTTTCATTGATCAAACCTGGTAAGGCCTTGTCGTATGCTGACAAAAAAAGGTTTCGTTTTGTTATCCTTCTCGGTGAAGAGGAGATCAGATCTAACACATATACCCTAAAAGACCTTTCTACGGGAGAACAGAAGAACATCGCATACTCTGAGCTTCAGTCTTAAAAGATCACATTCCCTCTAAAATCTTCAAGGCTCATCTTACAAAACTCCCTCAGTTGAGGTATTTGCGACACCAAAACACTCTAACTTCACACCTGATTTTTCACATATATTCAGGAAATTTCATAAAGTTGCAAGATTTTTGCAAGGTGTGTGATATACCATCAGAATATGCAAACTGATCTAGATACACAACCAAGTAAGAACGCTCTGTTTCTGACCCCTTCCGAGAGTTTAATTACTGAATTGAAGAGACATCTTCATAGTAAGGATATTAATGTCATGGTCTCTAATAACTACCAAGGGTTCAAGATCAGATTTGACGCATGGCCTCTGGATCTGGTGATAGTGGATGAAGAGATCGCCATTAAGGACAGAAGACGTGTCTTACCAATGATAATGGTGAAGAAAAGAACCTTCAAGATCATTTTTCTAACCCAGATCGATCCGGACAAACGTATCCATTGGATCGAGTTGGGAGCTGATGACGTGTTACCAAGACCTTTTCATCCGGCCGAGTTGGCAAACAAGATAGAACTTTTGATATTTCCGCTCAATACACTCAAAGAGGCTCATACTATCCGTAGAGGTTATTACGAGTTGGATACCTATGAGAATAGTTTGACCATCAATGGTTACAAAGTGTTCCTCTCGCAGAAGCAGACCCTTTTAGCTCACTATTTCTTGACCAATGAAGGCCTCCGCCCTTTAGAGGAGATCTCGAAAATGTTTGCTACGAATGGATATCCTTCTGATCAAAATAGTGTGAGAGTTGCGATGACCCTATTGAAAAAGAAAATACGGCAGGAAACAAGTTTTGAGATGATCCGATGTAGGAGGGGATTAGGGTTTTACCTGCTTGGATCCCAATGATCCTTTCAATTTTACGAGTAGTTCTAATGCCTGGAGAGGAGTGAGATT
This region includes:
- a CDS encoding response regulator transcription factor, translating into MQTDLDTQPSKNALFLTPSESLITELKRHLHSKDINVMVSNNYQGFKIRFDAWPLDLVIVDEEIAIKDRRRVLPMIMVKKRTFKIIFLTQIDPDKRIHWIELGADDVLPRPFHPAELANKIELLIFPLNTLKEAHTIRRGYYELDTYENSLTINGYKVFLSQKQTLLAHYFLTNEGLRPLEEISKMFATNGYPSDQNSVRVAMTLLKKKIRQETSFEMIRCRRGLGFYLLGSQ
- the hisS gene encoding histidine--tRNA ligase codes for the protein MKLANKPYKGTADWFPQEFTIRKYIFDVWRDVCTRFGYEEYLSPLVEPIELFQAKSGEDLGGRELMTITDRAGRVVAIRPEMTPSVTRMVSQIYETTTKPIRYFSIANFMRAEKPQRGRNREFWQLNYDIFGAEGISADLEILQIALEIMLSFEPPKGSFTLFLNHRKLIDELLRSIKIEDDAVTEAIRIMDKWEKLTLPDLEERLEKIGADQNAIEKIGKFMELTEMDGLLAEFPELKDTIGLKDVNSLIISLTKMGYGDWIKFQPNIIRGFDYYDGMVFEVFDNNPSNLRSLFGGGRYNGLSSIFGSEDIPAVGCAPGDETIKLFLESWGLLDQLESSKTDKYYLPLIDERYDTQCELLAKSLRSEGKIVERGLSLIKPGKALSYADKKRFRFVILLGEEEIRSNTYTLKDLSTGEQKNIAYSELQS
- a CDS encoding transglycosylase domain-containing protein; amino-acid sequence: MKYRVGMSDKRTRSKSVNNRKKAGSLGRISTKAFTASSVSQRRGKERKGLRKYSKLRVVGRGVPSSKGRTNTTSPISRFTGAKSKFKKIAGRSVAALVTVGFILTVVSMIALGLYLKNLESSLPDPNKLVDRSSDQSTILMDRNGKELFKIYGDENRQFVKIEDIPDVTKWALLAAEDVEFYQHKGMDWKGIFRCGILSVQSYLSDGSSGGLCGASTITQQLVRNTIMYDVYGDEAFERSSFFTAARRKLRELLLSMQVEQTLTKDEILQLYMNEVALGGVNYGFEAAAQSYFGKSVKELDLAESSMLAGIIQQPSILSPLFGINPEGAPARQKYVLDQMLKYKDLTGVTEEEISAAKEEELKYSSGAIDIEAYHFVFYIKQILEEEFGQEVVERGGLRVTTTLDLSTQRIAQEEITNGIQKYGNNLGVYNGSMVVLDPNTGQILAMVGSVDPNITDDPRIDGNVNIATSLRQMGSSFKPYVYLTAFQQYGPWFEAPDIPMNFGNYKPVNWDGKYYGLMTAREALIKSRNIPANYTLQMIGIDSVLQTAEKVGITTLTDRANYGLSLALGAAEMKLLEHAQGFSVFATGGIKRNATGILKVENSKGEVLEEYKQTEGERVFDEKDVYLLNWVLCDLGGFGDQPFAYQYNLNGRRAICGKTGTTNGPKDLVSIQYHKNLVVAIWAGNNNGEEVPGAWSTTVPLPIAHSFMERVSGKYPSELPTRPAGILAATVCNETGRLADKDTNCKKVPTIYVQGRGPKKDDREELLICKSNNLVATNTEEAKKFTETDGKYTLLDTKWLLNFTMENASQQNSYKNYVEKDSNLLLERPGDGVCPLPLGPGNAPIIEFVSPADGTSVNTGGSIDVSATARAEGEIDYVEFRFGGTLVGGRINSAPFEASFVVPDVPSGNVSLTAKVVDDKGRTSTATITIKVTNTTPVKSIQFLTPADGATFTLPVKQELSVQVSGFDPGNIQFTISGPGAYNWSSAGINAGSGVWSVKWEEGILIPGEYFITASSSGVNKQIKVKVN